One Nerophis ophidion isolate RoL-2023_Sa linkage group LG06, RoL_Noph_v1.0, whole genome shotgun sequence genomic region harbors:
- the ccdc30 gene encoding coiled-coil domain-containing protein 30 isoform X2: MDQEEVRSEQDQISMRLQGDGLPSEASSDERQRHLWQRLLDAEAKLQQSTQELHTLRSQQANEMKEVDSYVGHIRGLLQQRECVTAGYERDNEHLRQELHRISQQQEIQSKELAEMLAQEDLGEIGLSSPSEQVAYLLVERATLLERLEGAERRLDTQSLSGNNRDVPLQGSSQTPWKKLFGLRKSGQSKNNIAPAHSEEISHERNERQRLERDLDEASSRLEMAHQEIRRLNNELDVAKSNSLDVCESELQETLQELEILRKEVDKLKQCDMMKLQRAKEQSDRLDADNISLRERVHSLESEKKNMLQRLETSNDNQSLKDDRSQKNVEPQNILADFLSKETDPTHKRCHAMIEDRLVQVRELERQLQRLRKEQEELEERNEELEALLGEAQNASKEARHRHEGELEGLHQRIKNLEGELKKQETQFNLLKNGDEVQTTEPFLQLHIRESGPERLALLEARLTEERNWRKQLELDLSAAQAALKKDKEALQIGERELKKLRLEVSSLQTECQQGKTLIKSLSQVKGEKAFLEEKLAQMERAHRRHQSEMERHKDSNQTQNDLQEYQVQVDQLQEQTDRQAKELSILQTEHKKLRDEMVSERLLTAELQAKLSDNVQKKLAAEGEKEKLELELQHLKKQLQQQQDQLSLNDEALSRNLKSAHLELTFGPVEKTKDQENHLQTKQVEVQQLASQHQVAWQAQINEAQAHIKSLDLVLSQKAEEAKQMKQDLQRVQSLFTSAERELRYEKEKNIDLKRHKTLLDNEKLKLSAELNQVQTKLAQMEKSFHIKTADLERQEQRIRELELELARNSASRNATSSLQEELQVERARVIAADKKVVELQQQLKTIQHQLRMEEARASESSRLERESRDLSDTLSSLRAQQQEDHINRKLLEQREEELQHQVRSLRLKEVTLTRTNAELSHRAQQLEYELNKAREEVKDSQASYRRLKDDLMASQLECDRMQGELKQVFLQLNINIRKYNEKQSRHKTKLHQARQVFLKATAQRDNTIQKLENELTLAASFSHKAKESIHNVMEENEKLLEERRVLLLKISEAEEMGNNGMRAASTVQHRVYVLEAENRQLQDQTLRLSNQVSSLERALRNAQSFNSNENSKKVLCDSILQTSTISLTSGSYDPRELLDAICQTQLEPVLDGTRASSYTQQLSEQSYLNLVSPLFPPGTTLGSPNISDDA, translated from the exons ATGGACCAGGAAGAG GTGCGGTCAGAGCAGGACCAGATTTCCATGCGGCTCCAAGGTGATGGTTTGCCCTCGGAGGCCAGTTCAGACGAGCGACAGCGCCACCTTTGGCAGCGGCTCCTCGACGCCGAGGCGAAGCTGCAGCAGTCCACACAGGAGCTGCATACTTTACGTTCACAGCAGGCCAACGAAATGAAGGAG GTGGACAGCTATGTTGGGCATATCCGTGGGCTTTTGCAACAGCGCGAGTGTGTGACTGCTGGCTATGAAAGAGACAATGAACATCTGCGACAAGAGCTGCACCGCATCAGTCAGCAACAAG AGATTCAGAGCAAGGAGCTGGCGGAGATGTTAGCCCAGGAAGACCTGGGGGAGATAGGCCTGAGCAGCCCCAGTGAACAGGTGGCTTACTTACTGGTGGAGCGGGCAACACTGCTTGAAAGACTAGAAGGTGCTGAAAGGAGGCTTGACACCCAGAGTTTATCTGGCAACAATAGGGATGTCCCACTACAG GGTTCGTCCCAGACTCCTTGGAAGAAACTCTTTGGTCTGCGCAAGTCTGGTCAGAGCAAAAACAATATTGCCCCT GCTCACAGCGAGGAGATCTCCCATGAGCGTAATGAGCGCCAGCGGCTGGAGCGCGACTTGGACGAGGCGTCAAGCAGGTTGGAGATGGCTCATCAGGAAATCCGAAGGCTCAACAATGAGCTTGATGTGGCCAAAAGCAACAGTTTGGACGTGTGTG AGTCAGAGCTTCAGGAAACGCTGCAAGAATTAGAGATTCTCAGGAAAGAAGTGGACAAACTGAAACAATGCG ATATGATGAAGCTGCAGAGGGCCAAAGAGCAAAGTGACAGATTAGATGCAGACAACATAAGTCTGAGGGAGAGAGTGCATTCTTTAGAGTCGGAGAAGAAAAATATGCTTCAGCGG CTGGAAACAAGCAATGACAACCAATCCCTGAAAGATGACAGAAGTCAAAAGAACGTTGAACCACAGAACATACTGGCTGACTTTTTATCAAAAGAAACTGATCCGACTCACAAACG CTGTCATGCGATGATTGAGGACAGGCTTGTTCAGGTGAGAGAGTTGGAGCGCCAACTTCAGCGGCTACGCAAGGAGCAGGAGGAACTGGAGGAGAGGAACGAGGAGCTGGAGGCTCTGCTAGGGGAAGCCCAGAATGCCAGCAAGGAGGCGAGGCATCGCCATGAAGGAGAACTGGAAGGACTACATCAGAGG ATCAAAAACCTTGAGGGAGAGCTGAAGAAGCAGGAAACACAATTTAATCTGTTAAAGAATGGAGATGAGGTCCAAACCACAGAGCCCTTCTTACAGCTG CACATTCGAGAAAGTGGCCCGGAGAGACTGGCTCTGCTGGAAGCTCGTCTGACCGAGGAGAGGAACTGGAGAAAACAGCTAGAGTTGGACTTAAGTGCTGCACAGGCTGCCCTAAAAAAAGACAAGGAG GCTTTACAGATTGGTGAGAGAGAGCTGAAGAAGCTGAGACTTGAGGTCAGCAGTCTCCAGACTGAATGCCAGCAAGGGAAAACCCTCATCAAGAGTCTTAGCCAAGTCAAGGGGGAAAAGGCATTTCTGGAGGAGAAG TTAGCTCAGATGGAGCGTGCCCACCGGCGACACCAGAGTGAGATGGAACGCCACAAGGACAGTAACCAAACCCAAAATGACCTGCAGGAATACCAAGTACAGGTTGACCAACTTCAAGAGCAGACTGATCGACAAGCCAAAGAACTTAGCATCCTTCAAACAGAACACAAAAAACTCAG ggATGAGATGGTCTCTGAACGGCTGCTGACGGCAGAGCTGCAGGCCAAGCTGAGTGACAACGTCCAGAAGAAACTGGCAGCCGAAGGGGAAAAAGAGAAACTGGAGCTTGAGTTGCAACACCTTAAGAAGCAACTTCAGCAGCAGCAGGATCAACTCTCTTTGAATGATGAAGCACTTAGCAGAAACTTGAAGTCTGCACACTTGGAGTTAACTTTTGGTCCAGTGGAGAAGACCAAAGATCAG GAGAATCACTTACAGACCAAACAAGTGGAGGTGCAGCAACTGGCCTCTCAGCACCAAGTGGCTTGGCAGGCCCAGATCAATGAGGCACAGGCACACATCAAG TCCCTGGACTTAGTGCTGAGTCAGAAGGCAGAGGAGGCTAAACAGATGAAGCAGGACTTGCAGAGGGTGCAGAGTCTGTTTACCTCGGCAGAGCGAGAGCTACGCTACGAAAAGGAGAAAAACATTGACCTAAAGAGGCACAAAACCCTGCTAGACAATGAAAAACTCAAG CTTTCTGCAGAGCTGAACCAGGTCCAGACCAAGCTAGCCCAAATGGAAAAGAGTTTTCACATTAAGACGGCTGATTTGGAACGCCAAGAGCAAAGAATTAGGGAACTGGAGCTGGAACTGGCACGCAACTCAGCCAGCCGCAACGCCACCTCCAGTTTGCAAGAAGAGCTGCAGGTTGAGAGAGCACGGGTCATTGCGGCTGACAAGAAG GTGGTAGAACTGCAGCAACAGCTCAAGACGATCCAGCACCAGCTGCGCATGGAGGAAGCCCGGGCCAGCGAGAGCAGCCGCCTGGAGCGGGAAAGCAGGGATCTATCTGACACCTTGTCATCCCTCAGAGCGCAACAGCAGGAGGACCACATCAACAG GAAGCTATTAGAGCAGCGCGAGGAGGAGCTCCAGCACCAAGTACGTTCCCTGAGGTTGAAGGAGGTGACGCTCACCAGGACCAATGCTGAGCTTAGCCACAGAGCACAGCAGCTAGAGTACGAACTAAATAAGGCTCGAGAGGAG GTAAAAGATAGCCAAGCCTCTTACCGTAGACTGAAGGACGATCTGATGGCCTCTCAGCTTGAGTGTGACAGAATGCAGGGAGAGCTTAAGCAGGTTTTTCTACAGCTGAACATTAACATCAG AAAGTACAATGAAAAACAGAGTCGACACAAAACCAAACTACATCAGGCCAGGCAGGTCTTCCTGAAAGCCACTGCACAGAGGGACAACACCATCCAGAAACTAGAGAACGAGTTGACTCTGGCTGCCAGCTTCTCACACAAG GCAAAAGAGAGCATTCATAATGTAATGGAGGAAAATGAGAAGCTTCTGGAGGAGAGGAGGGTGCTGTTGCTTAAGATAAGCGAGGCGGAGGAAATGGGCAATAATGGCATGAGGGCTGCATCCACCGTTCAGCACCG GGTCTATGTCTTAGAAGCAGAAAACAGGCAACTACAGGATCAAACCCTCAGGCTGTCCAATCAGGTCAGTTCCTTGGAGCGTGCCCTGAGGAACGCCCAGTCCTTCAACAGCAATGAG AATTCCAAGAAAGTGCTCTGTGACAGCATCCTGCAAACATCTACAATAAG CCTAACGTCTGGTTCGTATGACCCTCGAGAACTGTTGGACGCAATCTGCCAAACTCAGTTGGAGCCCGTGTTGGACGGCACGCGAGCATCTTCCTACACGCAGCAGCTGTCAGAGCAAAGCTACCTGAACCTCGTCTCCCCGTTGTTTCCTCCTGGCACTACCTTGGGGAGTCCAAATATCAGTGATGATGCATGA
- the ccdc30 gene encoding coiled-coil domain-containing protein 30 isoform X1 — translation MDQEEVRSEQDQISMRLQGDGLPSEASSDERQRHLWQRLLDAEAKLQQSTQELHTLRSQQANEMKEVDSYVGHIRGLLQQRECVTAGYERDNEHLRQELHRISQQQEIQSKELAEMLAQEDLGEIGLSSPSEQVAYLLVERATLLERLEGAERRLDTQSLSGNNRDVPLQGSSQTPWKKLFGLRKSGQSKNNIAPAHSEEISHERNERQRLERDLDEASSRLEMAHQEIRRLNNELDVAKSNSLDVCESELQETLQELEILRKEVDKLKQCDMMKLQRAKEQSDRLDADNISLRERVHSLESEKKNMLQRLETSNDNQSLKDDRSQKNVEPQNILADFLSKETDPTHKRCHAMIEDRLVQVRELERQLQRLRKEQEELEERNEELEALLGEAQNASKEARHRHEGELEGLHQRIKNLEGELKKQETQFNLLKNGDEVQTTEPFLQLHIRESGPERLALLEARLTEERNWRKQLELDLSAAQAALKKDKEALQIGERELKKLRLEVSSLQTECQQGKTLIKSLSQVKGEKAFLEEKLAQMERAHRRHQSEMERHKDSNQTQNDLQEYQVQVDQLQEQTDRQAKELSILQTEHKKLRDEMVSERLLTAELQAKLSDNVQKKLAAEGEKEKLELELQHLKKQLQQQQDQLSLNDEALSRNLKSAHLELTFGPVEKTKDQQENHLQTKQVEVQQLASQHQVAWQAQINEAQAHIKSLDLVLSQKAEEAKQMKQDLQRVQSLFTSAERELRYEKEKNIDLKRHKTLLDNEKLKLSAELNQVQTKLAQMEKSFHIKTADLERQEQRIRELELELARNSASRNATSSLQEELQVERARVIAADKKVVELQQQLKTIQHQLRMEEARASESSRLERESRDLSDTLSSLRAQQQEDHINRKLLEQREEELQHQVRSLRLKEVTLTRTNAELSHRAQQLEYELNKAREEVKDSQASYRRLKDDLMASQLECDRMQGELKQVFLQLNINIRKYNEKQSRHKTKLHQARQVFLKATAQRDNTIQKLENELTLAASFSHKAKESIHNVMEENEKLLEERRVLLLKISEAEEMGNNGMRAASTVQHRVYVLEAENRQLQDQTLRLSNQVSSLERALRNAQSFNSNENSKKVLCDSILQTSTISLTSGSYDPRELLDAICQTQLEPVLDGTRASSYTQQLSEQSYLNLVSPLFPPGTTLGSPNISDDA, via the exons ATGGACCAGGAAGAG GTGCGGTCAGAGCAGGACCAGATTTCCATGCGGCTCCAAGGTGATGGTTTGCCCTCGGAGGCCAGTTCAGACGAGCGACAGCGCCACCTTTGGCAGCGGCTCCTCGACGCCGAGGCGAAGCTGCAGCAGTCCACACAGGAGCTGCATACTTTACGTTCACAGCAGGCCAACGAAATGAAGGAG GTGGACAGCTATGTTGGGCATATCCGTGGGCTTTTGCAACAGCGCGAGTGTGTGACTGCTGGCTATGAAAGAGACAATGAACATCTGCGACAAGAGCTGCACCGCATCAGTCAGCAACAAG AGATTCAGAGCAAGGAGCTGGCGGAGATGTTAGCCCAGGAAGACCTGGGGGAGATAGGCCTGAGCAGCCCCAGTGAACAGGTGGCTTACTTACTGGTGGAGCGGGCAACACTGCTTGAAAGACTAGAAGGTGCTGAAAGGAGGCTTGACACCCAGAGTTTATCTGGCAACAATAGGGATGTCCCACTACAG GGTTCGTCCCAGACTCCTTGGAAGAAACTCTTTGGTCTGCGCAAGTCTGGTCAGAGCAAAAACAATATTGCCCCT GCTCACAGCGAGGAGATCTCCCATGAGCGTAATGAGCGCCAGCGGCTGGAGCGCGACTTGGACGAGGCGTCAAGCAGGTTGGAGATGGCTCATCAGGAAATCCGAAGGCTCAACAATGAGCTTGATGTGGCCAAAAGCAACAGTTTGGACGTGTGTG AGTCAGAGCTTCAGGAAACGCTGCAAGAATTAGAGATTCTCAGGAAAGAAGTGGACAAACTGAAACAATGCG ATATGATGAAGCTGCAGAGGGCCAAAGAGCAAAGTGACAGATTAGATGCAGACAACATAAGTCTGAGGGAGAGAGTGCATTCTTTAGAGTCGGAGAAGAAAAATATGCTTCAGCGG CTGGAAACAAGCAATGACAACCAATCCCTGAAAGATGACAGAAGTCAAAAGAACGTTGAACCACAGAACATACTGGCTGACTTTTTATCAAAAGAAACTGATCCGACTCACAAACG CTGTCATGCGATGATTGAGGACAGGCTTGTTCAGGTGAGAGAGTTGGAGCGCCAACTTCAGCGGCTACGCAAGGAGCAGGAGGAACTGGAGGAGAGGAACGAGGAGCTGGAGGCTCTGCTAGGGGAAGCCCAGAATGCCAGCAAGGAGGCGAGGCATCGCCATGAAGGAGAACTGGAAGGACTACATCAGAGG ATCAAAAACCTTGAGGGAGAGCTGAAGAAGCAGGAAACACAATTTAATCTGTTAAAGAATGGAGATGAGGTCCAAACCACAGAGCCCTTCTTACAGCTG CACATTCGAGAAAGTGGCCCGGAGAGACTGGCTCTGCTGGAAGCTCGTCTGACCGAGGAGAGGAACTGGAGAAAACAGCTAGAGTTGGACTTAAGTGCTGCACAGGCTGCCCTAAAAAAAGACAAGGAG GCTTTACAGATTGGTGAGAGAGAGCTGAAGAAGCTGAGACTTGAGGTCAGCAGTCTCCAGACTGAATGCCAGCAAGGGAAAACCCTCATCAAGAGTCTTAGCCAAGTCAAGGGGGAAAAGGCATTTCTGGAGGAGAAG TTAGCTCAGATGGAGCGTGCCCACCGGCGACACCAGAGTGAGATGGAACGCCACAAGGACAGTAACCAAACCCAAAATGACCTGCAGGAATACCAAGTACAGGTTGACCAACTTCAAGAGCAGACTGATCGACAAGCCAAAGAACTTAGCATCCTTCAAACAGAACACAAAAAACTCAG ggATGAGATGGTCTCTGAACGGCTGCTGACGGCAGAGCTGCAGGCCAAGCTGAGTGACAACGTCCAGAAGAAACTGGCAGCCGAAGGGGAAAAAGAGAAACTGGAGCTTGAGTTGCAACACCTTAAGAAGCAACTTCAGCAGCAGCAGGATCAACTCTCTTTGAATGATGAAGCACTTAGCAGAAACTTGAAGTCTGCACACTTGGAGTTAACTTTTGGTCCAGTGGAGAAGACCAAAGATCAG CAGGAGAATCACTTACAGACCAAACAAGTGGAGGTGCAGCAACTGGCCTCTCAGCACCAAGTGGCTTGGCAGGCCCAGATCAATGAGGCACAGGCACACATCAAG TCCCTGGACTTAGTGCTGAGTCAGAAGGCAGAGGAGGCTAAACAGATGAAGCAGGACTTGCAGAGGGTGCAGAGTCTGTTTACCTCGGCAGAGCGAGAGCTACGCTACGAAAAGGAGAAAAACATTGACCTAAAGAGGCACAAAACCCTGCTAGACAATGAAAAACTCAAG CTTTCTGCAGAGCTGAACCAGGTCCAGACCAAGCTAGCCCAAATGGAAAAGAGTTTTCACATTAAGACGGCTGATTTGGAACGCCAAGAGCAAAGAATTAGGGAACTGGAGCTGGAACTGGCACGCAACTCAGCCAGCCGCAACGCCACCTCCAGTTTGCAAGAAGAGCTGCAGGTTGAGAGAGCACGGGTCATTGCGGCTGACAAGAAG GTGGTAGAACTGCAGCAACAGCTCAAGACGATCCAGCACCAGCTGCGCATGGAGGAAGCCCGGGCCAGCGAGAGCAGCCGCCTGGAGCGGGAAAGCAGGGATCTATCTGACACCTTGTCATCCCTCAGAGCGCAACAGCAGGAGGACCACATCAACAG GAAGCTATTAGAGCAGCGCGAGGAGGAGCTCCAGCACCAAGTACGTTCCCTGAGGTTGAAGGAGGTGACGCTCACCAGGACCAATGCTGAGCTTAGCCACAGAGCACAGCAGCTAGAGTACGAACTAAATAAGGCTCGAGAGGAG GTAAAAGATAGCCAAGCCTCTTACCGTAGACTGAAGGACGATCTGATGGCCTCTCAGCTTGAGTGTGACAGAATGCAGGGAGAGCTTAAGCAGGTTTTTCTACAGCTGAACATTAACATCAG AAAGTACAATGAAAAACAGAGTCGACACAAAACCAAACTACATCAGGCCAGGCAGGTCTTCCTGAAAGCCACTGCACAGAGGGACAACACCATCCAGAAACTAGAGAACGAGTTGACTCTGGCTGCCAGCTTCTCACACAAG GCAAAAGAGAGCATTCATAATGTAATGGAGGAAAATGAGAAGCTTCTGGAGGAGAGGAGGGTGCTGTTGCTTAAGATAAGCGAGGCGGAGGAAATGGGCAATAATGGCATGAGGGCTGCATCCACCGTTCAGCACCG GGTCTATGTCTTAGAAGCAGAAAACAGGCAACTACAGGATCAAACCCTCAGGCTGTCCAATCAGGTCAGTTCCTTGGAGCGTGCCCTGAGGAACGCCCAGTCCTTCAACAGCAATGAG AATTCCAAGAAAGTGCTCTGTGACAGCATCCTGCAAACATCTACAATAAG CCTAACGTCTGGTTCGTATGACCCTCGAGAACTGTTGGACGCAATCTGCCAAACTCAGTTGGAGCCCGTGTTGGACGGCACGCGAGCATCTTCCTACACGCAGCAGCTGTCAGAGCAAAGCTACCTGAACCTCGTCTCCCCGTTGTTTCCTCCTGGCACTACCTTGGGGAGTCCAAATATCAGTGATGATGCATGA
- the ccdc30 gene encoding coiled-coil domain-containing protein 30 isoform X3, whose amino-acid sequence MDQEEVRSEQDQISMRLQGDGLPSEASSDERQRHLWQRLLDAEAKLQQSTQELHTLRSQQANEMKEVDSYVGHIRGLLQQRECVTAGYERDNEHLRQELHRISQQQEIQSKELAEMLAQEDLGEIGLSSPSEQVAYLLVERATLLERLEGAERRLDTQSLSGNNRDVPLQAHSEEISHERNERQRLERDLDEASSRLEMAHQEIRRLNNELDVAKSNSLDVCESELQETLQELEILRKEVDKLKQCDMMKLQRAKEQSDRLDADNISLRERVHSLESEKKNMLQRLETSNDNQSLKDDRSQKNVEPQNILADFLSKETDPTHKRCHAMIEDRLVQVRELERQLQRLRKEQEELEERNEELEALLGEAQNASKEARHRHEGELEGLHQRIKNLEGELKKQETQFNLLKNGDEVQTTEPFLQLHIRESGPERLALLEARLTEERNWRKQLELDLSAAQAALKKDKEALQIGERELKKLRLEVSSLQTECQQGKTLIKSLSQVKGEKAFLEEKLAQMERAHRRHQSEMERHKDSNQTQNDLQEYQVQVDQLQEQTDRQAKELSILQTEHKKLRDEMVSERLLTAELQAKLSDNVQKKLAAEGEKEKLELELQHLKKQLQQQQDQLSLNDEALSRNLKSAHLELTFGPVEKTKDQQENHLQTKQVEVQQLASQHQVAWQAQINEAQAHIKSLDLVLSQKAEEAKQMKQDLQRVQSLFTSAERELRYEKEKNIDLKRHKTLLDNEKLKLSAELNQVQTKLAQMEKSFHIKTADLERQEQRIRELELELARNSASRNATSSLQEELQVERARVIAADKKVVELQQQLKTIQHQLRMEEARASESSRLERESRDLSDTLSSLRAQQQEDHINRKLLEQREEELQHQVRSLRLKEVTLTRTNAELSHRAQQLEYELNKAREEVKDSQASYRRLKDDLMASQLECDRMQGELKQVFLQLNINIRKYNEKQSRHKTKLHQARQVFLKATAQRDNTIQKLENELTLAASFSHKAKESIHNVMEENEKLLEERRVLLLKISEAEEMGNNGMRAASTVQHRVYVLEAENRQLQDQTLRLSNQVSSLERALRNAQSFNSNENSKKVLCDSILQTSTISLTSGSYDPRELLDAICQTQLEPVLDGTRASSYTQQLSEQSYLNLVSPLFPPGTTLGSPNISDDA is encoded by the exons ATGGACCAGGAAGAG GTGCGGTCAGAGCAGGACCAGATTTCCATGCGGCTCCAAGGTGATGGTTTGCCCTCGGAGGCCAGTTCAGACGAGCGACAGCGCCACCTTTGGCAGCGGCTCCTCGACGCCGAGGCGAAGCTGCAGCAGTCCACACAGGAGCTGCATACTTTACGTTCACAGCAGGCCAACGAAATGAAGGAG GTGGACAGCTATGTTGGGCATATCCGTGGGCTTTTGCAACAGCGCGAGTGTGTGACTGCTGGCTATGAAAGAGACAATGAACATCTGCGACAAGAGCTGCACCGCATCAGTCAGCAACAAG AGATTCAGAGCAAGGAGCTGGCGGAGATGTTAGCCCAGGAAGACCTGGGGGAGATAGGCCTGAGCAGCCCCAGTGAACAGGTGGCTTACTTACTGGTGGAGCGGGCAACACTGCTTGAAAGACTAGAAGGTGCTGAAAGGAGGCTTGACACCCAGAGTTTATCTGGCAACAATAGGGATGTCCCACTACAG GCTCACAGCGAGGAGATCTCCCATGAGCGTAATGAGCGCCAGCGGCTGGAGCGCGACTTGGACGAGGCGTCAAGCAGGTTGGAGATGGCTCATCAGGAAATCCGAAGGCTCAACAATGAGCTTGATGTGGCCAAAAGCAACAGTTTGGACGTGTGTG AGTCAGAGCTTCAGGAAACGCTGCAAGAATTAGAGATTCTCAGGAAAGAAGTGGACAAACTGAAACAATGCG ATATGATGAAGCTGCAGAGGGCCAAAGAGCAAAGTGACAGATTAGATGCAGACAACATAAGTCTGAGGGAGAGAGTGCATTCTTTAGAGTCGGAGAAGAAAAATATGCTTCAGCGG CTGGAAACAAGCAATGACAACCAATCCCTGAAAGATGACAGAAGTCAAAAGAACGTTGAACCACAGAACATACTGGCTGACTTTTTATCAAAAGAAACTGATCCGACTCACAAACG CTGTCATGCGATGATTGAGGACAGGCTTGTTCAGGTGAGAGAGTTGGAGCGCCAACTTCAGCGGCTACGCAAGGAGCAGGAGGAACTGGAGGAGAGGAACGAGGAGCTGGAGGCTCTGCTAGGGGAAGCCCAGAATGCCAGCAAGGAGGCGAGGCATCGCCATGAAGGAGAACTGGAAGGACTACATCAGAGG ATCAAAAACCTTGAGGGAGAGCTGAAGAAGCAGGAAACACAATTTAATCTGTTAAAGAATGGAGATGAGGTCCAAACCACAGAGCCCTTCTTACAGCTG CACATTCGAGAAAGTGGCCCGGAGAGACTGGCTCTGCTGGAAGCTCGTCTGACCGAGGAGAGGAACTGGAGAAAACAGCTAGAGTTGGACTTAAGTGCTGCACAGGCTGCCCTAAAAAAAGACAAGGAG GCTTTACAGATTGGTGAGAGAGAGCTGAAGAAGCTGAGACTTGAGGTCAGCAGTCTCCAGACTGAATGCCAGCAAGGGAAAACCCTCATCAAGAGTCTTAGCCAAGTCAAGGGGGAAAAGGCATTTCTGGAGGAGAAG TTAGCTCAGATGGAGCGTGCCCACCGGCGACACCAGAGTGAGATGGAACGCCACAAGGACAGTAACCAAACCCAAAATGACCTGCAGGAATACCAAGTACAGGTTGACCAACTTCAAGAGCAGACTGATCGACAAGCCAAAGAACTTAGCATCCTTCAAACAGAACACAAAAAACTCAG ggATGAGATGGTCTCTGAACGGCTGCTGACGGCAGAGCTGCAGGCCAAGCTGAGTGACAACGTCCAGAAGAAACTGGCAGCCGAAGGGGAAAAAGAGAAACTGGAGCTTGAGTTGCAACACCTTAAGAAGCAACTTCAGCAGCAGCAGGATCAACTCTCTTTGAATGATGAAGCACTTAGCAGAAACTTGAAGTCTGCACACTTGGAGTTAACTTTTGGTCCAGTGGAGAAGACCAAAGATCAG CAGGAGAATCACTTACAGACCAAACAAGTGGAGGTGCAGCAACTGGCCTCTCAGCACCAAGTGGCTTGGCAGGCCCAGATCAATGAGGCACAGGCACACATCAAG TCCCTGGACTTAGTGCTGAGTCAGAAGGCAGAGGAGGCTAAACAGATGAAGCAGGACTTGCAGAGGGTGCAGAGTCTGTTTACCTCGGCAGAGCGAGAGCTACGCTACGAAAAGGAGAAAAACATTGACCTAAAGAGGCACAAAACCCTGCTAGACAATGAAAAACTCAAG CTTTCTGCAGAGCTGAACCAGGTCCAGACCAAGCTAGCCCAAATGGAAAAGAGTTTTCACATTAAGACGGCTGATTTGGAACGCCAAGAGCAAAGAATTAGGGAACTGGAGCTGGAACTGGCACGCAACTCAGCCAGCCGCAACGCCACCTCCAGTTTGCAAGAAGAGCTGCAGGTTGAGAGAGCACGGGTCATTGCGGCTGACAAGAAG GTGGTAGAACTGCAGCAACAGCTCAAGACGATCCAGCACCAGCTGCGCATGGAGGAAGCCCGGGCCAGCGAGAGCAGCCGCCTGGAGCGGGAAAGCAGGGATCTATCTGACACCTTGTCATCCCTCAGAGCGCAACAGCAGGAGGACCACATCAACAG GAAGCTATTAGAGCAGCGCGAGGAGGAGCTCCAGCACCAAGTACGTTCCCTGAGGTTGAAGGAGGTGACGCTCACCAGGACCAATGCTGAGCTTAGCCACAGAGCACAGCAGCTAGAGTACGAACTAAATAAGGCTCGAGAGGAG GTAAAAGATAGCCAAGCCTCTTACCGTAGACTGAAGGACGATCTGATGGCCTCTCAGCTTGAGTGTGACAGAATGCAGGGAGAGCTTAAGCAGGTTTTTCTACAGCTGAACATTAACATCAG AAAGTACAATGAAAAACAGAGTCGACACAAAACCAAACTACATCAGGCCAGGCAGGTCTTCCTGAAAGCCACTGCACAGAGGGACAACACCATCCAGAAACTAGAGAACGAGTTGACTCTGGCTGCCAGCTTCTCACACAAG GCAAAAGAGAGCATTCATAATGTAATGGAGGAAAATGAGAAGCTTCTGGAGGAGAGGAGGGTGCTGTTGCTTAAGATAAGCGAGGCGGAGGAAATGGGCAATAATGGCATGAGGGCTGCATCCACCGTTCAGCACCG GGTCTATGTCTTAGAAGCAGAAAACAGGCAACTACAGGATCAAACCCTCAGGCTGTCCAATCAGGTCAGTTCCTTGGAGCGTGCCCTGAGGAACGCCCAGTCCTTCAACAGCAATGAG AATTCCAAGAAAGTGCTCTGTGACAGCATCCTGCAAACATCTACAATAAG CCTAACGTCTGGTTCGTATGACCCTCGAGAACTGTTGGACGCAATCTGCCAAACTCAGTTGGAGCCCGTGTTGGACGGCACGCGAGCATCTTCCTACACGCAGCAGCTGTCAGAGCAAAGCTACCTGAACCTCGTCTCCCCGTTGTTTCCTCCTGGCACTACCTTGGGGAGTCCAAATATCAGTGATGATGCATGA